TTGGACCGAAGAACAGAGGAGCCATGTTGCTGTAAACACTGTCATTTAAAAATGATTGCATTATCTGAAAGAAAGCAAAAGGACAGAGGGATTGTCAGTatttccaacaaaatataaattTGTGTAGAAAACAATGTGATGACTAATAACAGCCTAGTTATTGGCCAGTAAAAATTATGCTACATTTAACATGCTACATTTTAATTTTTCAATCAGCCTGAAAGATTGTGGCATATCAAGTAAAACGTAAATCAGATACTTCCTTGACAAACTGCTGAAAAACTTCAATTCTTAAATTCTCAGAGGGCAGTGGATTTTTGTGAAACTGCTCATGGTATGACATCTAATTTTCACCTGGTTAGGGAAGAACTTGATCATGATCCCATGCTTATGAAGTCTGTTCTTGAGAATCATCAGGTCTTCAGAATTGCTACCGTTGTTCTGGGCCACAGCAATCATCTTAAAATCCTGGAATAAATTCTTCAATTGCCTCTTCTTAAGTAGTATCAGCCCACTCTCCTGATGGATCAGAAAAGAGAATAAGTGGCTTACAGTATAGGACCAGCATTTATTTTATGCATGTTTATCACTGACCTACAGCGGAATAAGTTAAAAGTGAAATTCGACACATAAATGGAAACTTAAAATTAAATGTAAAGGTAGTCACTGGTCACTTGCAAATATACCACTCCAAGGTAATGAATACATAAAACCAAGATTTCCTGAAGAACATGCTGTGAAAACCACGTATAAGTAAACAGTAAACTATGAAGACCTCAAAAACAAAGGCCTGCTTCATCTTAGTGAGACTCCACTTTCAAGCACATTCAAGggcacatacagatacacatattCAGTCAGAAGGGGGAGAATTTTAAACTCAGTTAAGTTGAAAAATAAACACTGGATTATTGCAAACATCCAAATCAAACACATTTGGAGACATGCTTTTTACTCGACAGCAAAAAGTGATATAAACTGTAATTCTAAAAAGAATGCAAAACTGTGAGACAAAAGCATGGCAAGTAGAAATATGGTTTCCCTCAAACAGTACTTAAGTTAAAGTAATTATATTACACTATGCTATTGAtgtgaaattaaaatttaaatattATGAACCCACTGTTATGAGATCAGAGTGGACTGCAGATGGGAAAAGAATAAGATTGTGATGAATGAACATCCACCGTAAATTACCTcctggacttgtctggtctgtgaTGGATAGGCTCCTGGAGGGGCTGCAGGTTTAGGAGGAATGTACTTTGTAACAGCCATCAGTTTTTGTTTGGTGATGTGCATAGGCTTTCTATGGCGGGTCACAGCCTTCGAGCCGTGCCGTACACTCTGCGTCAGGGGCAGCCATCCTggtaaaaaagacacaaaatgagtGAACTCCATATAGTCTGCTAATATCTGGTAATAAACACGCCCAATGTGCTATGCTAGCACCGGCTTATTCACTAATAACGTGCTACTAGAGGGAATAATTGCTATTACAGTCAGAGAGTCACACATAAACAGCCATCTGTAATATCAAGTACTGAAAACTGACGTTAAATTACAAATAATTGCTCAATATTACCTTGTTTCGGCAGCAATTTTCCACACAAGGTCGCCGCCATCTTTGACGGGAAAGCACTACAGGAAGTTGTCATAGCGCATCCGTGTGcagttttaattatattttttttcctaatcGCATTTTAGCACATGCATTCCTATATTTACGATTGAAAGTAGCTAAATGTTGCAAAataatatttatgaaattatcACCATAATCTTTTCTTTGTTacaaaaccttttcataataGTTTACGTAATGCGTGCTTACGTCATACGCTGTTTAACAACCATGAGGCGCATACTCAGTAGAAATTTATTGAGCAGTATTAGTTTATTTGGCAGAAATCTCCAACCTTGTACCTCTGTGGCAGTGGGTCAACGAAGCGTCATTTCCAGGCTTTTCTGCACAACATCAACGGGCACAAGTATGGACCTGAGTGAcatgagaaaaaaatacaaaggGGATGAGGAGGTGAGCAGCATTTTTAGATACTCAAGTTATTTTTGACAGGTGAGAGGTGTAACTCAAACCCTTCACTCAGTTTTGTGCGGTGACGTTGGAGTGAGTGTTTGTTAAGTCCAGCCTGGTTTGTCCTAATACATGTGGAGCAAGCGATTCCATGCTCTCCAGATGTTTCAGACGTGCTTTGGGAACGTAATGGCCCAAGACAGCAATATAGAAATGCTCAAACGGACCCCGAATAGGTCAAGGGCAAACGCATCGTCTCCAATATTCAGTATAATTTAACAGAGGTTGTCACTCTTTGAGAACCTGCAGGAAATGTACTCGATGTGCAGCAATATGTTCCTCATACCAATGCATCAGTATGTCATTTCTATATTTTAGTTCTTAATAAAATGATCATCGCTCTCTTCTGCTAAAACAGTCACACATGAAGAAACATAGAGACAAAAATACAAGTTGTTTTGCCTAATGGTCTTGCGCAAATAGACTTTACTAATGTGCAATCTCACCGTTGTCTTTAaatgttttctgtttatttttattgttttgtctacAGTGCTTTGAGGAGAACCAGTTGGCCTCTCTGGACCCAATCAAGCAATTCGGAAACTGGTTTGATGAAGCTACAAAGTGCCCAGAAATCGGAGAGGCAAATGCAATGTGCATAGCCACTGCCACTAAGTAAGTAGTACTACCACCTACATCCAACATCTCAGTTCTTATTTGCTTTCCTGGCTTttctaaacataaacattttgacTGTCAACTTAGGGATGGACGTCCATCTGCTCGTATGGTCCTGCTGAAGGGTTACAGCAATGACGGTTTCCGCTTCTTTACAAATTACGAAAGCCGAAAGGGTGGTGAATTGGTTAGTGAGTATATACAGTAGTTTGTCTAATTCAGGCCTGCATCATGTCAGTCATACTAACTGTTCTTTGTTCACAGGAGAGTAATCCATATGCATGCCTGGTTTTCTACTGGGAACCCATAAACAGACAGGTACATGCACAACATCTGTCTCATCAGTTTGTCCAAGATATGAGaatgaattttcattgttttataataCTGTGTGCAGATTCGCATTGAAGGCAACGTGGAGAGAATCCCATTTCAGAACTCCTGTGACTATTTCCATTCTCGACCAAAGAGCAGTCAGATTGGAGCTGTTGTGAGCAGACAAAGCACTCCAGTTCCTAATAGAGATGTAAGTGACAAAACTATGTTTTTTGACAGTaatatttattgattttacaCTCACAACAACTCAAATCCCAATGCCTAAATCAGGGGTGGGCAACTCCCATCCTCAAGGGccagaatcctgcatgttttagatcagggatggccaaccctggtcctggagagccactatcctgtatgttttagatgtttccctcttccagcacacctgacggttgttatcaggcttctgcttgatgataggattatcatttgaatcaggtgtatcggaagagggatacatctaaaacatgcaggatagtggctctccaggaccagggatGGCAACCCCTGTTTTAGAcagttccctcttccagcacacctggaagccattacatcgttaccAGGCTtgtgcagagcttgatgatgagttgatcattaattgaaccaggtgtgctggaagagggaaatatctaaaacatgcaggatacaggccctcgaggaccggggtTGCCTACCCCTGCCCTAAACAATGGCAAAAGGCAAAGGAGCCATAATATTCATGTCTTAAAGTTCTGCATACAAACCCATCAGGTAATGCATAAACGTTTTCCAAATCGGTTTCATCCTGACCTGAAGTAGGTGCTTCGATGTCTTCAGTTTTAAAGTAATAACACACTTGACATGCAACAACCAAACTTATGTCAATTTCCTTTACCTTAAGCTTACAAGAAAATCGCAATGTATAAATAACTGAAGAACATCTGTCCACAACATTTGAAACTTCCTATACTCTCATATACAATGAAATAtggaaccttttttttgtttgttctataTATGATGCATGTGTCGTAAATGTAGAGGTTCAATTGTTATTTCAGAGGAGTAATGTTGGCTCTTATTAATCATTTGTGAAAATAGTTTGGGTTCAGGCTGAAAGACTTGCTACCACCTGTGCCAAAAaccatattattttttttgtaaattatacactgtaaatggcttgatttctttttttcagtatcTAAGACAGAAAAATGCAGAACTGGAAGAGAAGTACAAGGATTGTGAAGTGCCTATGCCCGATTATTGGTaagcactgttttgtttttatttgtaagaTTTCATAGTCTGCTGATGTACTAAGTGTCCGTTGTTGTCTTAACCTACAGGGGTGGCTATATCGTCAAACCATACCTGATAGAGTTTTGGCAGGGTCAAACCAACAGACTTCACGACCGCATTGTCTTcaccaaagtgaaaaatgaagagGAGCTGGGAGAGTTTCAGCATCCTGCAGAGAATGGCTGGGCATACCAGCGTCTGTCTCcatgaaaaggacagaaaatatTCACTCTTGCAGCCATGGACATATATAGTTATCTAGAGAAAAACCTTTTCTTTAATTGAAAAAGAGACTATCAATGCCTGATTTGCAGTAAGCACCCAGATAATGATGGAAAATATATGATGTTGATTAAAGAGGTGCTGCTGTATGAAGGATGATCTACAAGCCAAACATCAATGTGCTGTTTATTCATCCTCACCTTAGTTAATTAACGTCAGCAATGTCTGAATTAACTGTACAACTTGACATTTTCCATGCAGTATGAATTCAGAAATGACTTTGTGTATTACAGTTTACACATAGTGACACAGCAGATCAAACTCCACTTggtcttgttaaataatgaccgACAGTAAAGTTATACAACAATCACTGAAACCTCTGGGATGTGAAAACTGTTGTAATGTTAAAAGCACAGTACTGTCAGTGCTTACAGTCATAGTGGTACTACATTTTGTCTCCATTGGTGTAACTTTATCTGTACAAGTTGCACTGAAATTCCCTATAAGCATGAAAAGTCATGTAGTTTCAACATGGAGTCATTGTAGCAGTCTTAAATCTGTCCACAGTAAATCCAGTTGCCTTTTAATAATGAGGTTAAAAGAGCTGAGGATGTTGATTGTGCCAATTTTGTGATGTGTATCGTCTAAGACTTGTACTGTTGAGAAGGAATTTAAGTGGTTGTTGTTGAATAAAGCTAGtaataaatttttaatttttaacctttcgttttttttttaccaccagATGGCAGTAATGAGACTTGTGAAAGCAATGTTTGAAAATGAGAAAAGACTTTGTGCAGGACAGAAAAGGGAAACAGAAGTAGGGGTAGCAAGAAGATGAGTAATTTCTTGACATATATCTGCAGCTAAGCGTTGAAATAAATGAATGCAGTTTGCTGAATTTTAAAATGTAAAGCATTGTTATTATATGTCTGTGTCTCCAGTGTCTATGAAGCAGCAAACTTGACCAGGTTACCCACAGGAATGATTTCACTAGAAATAGATGCAAAATCACTTACAGTTTAAGTCAAATTTTAGATCATGTATTCTGTGGCATAAACAACAAATGCAAAAGACTCCTTTACATTCATGCATCTTGTTATCTTTATTTAGAACAACATGTAGTTTTCCTTCAGGATTGCAGAAAAGATTATATAAATTACAAATGTTATTTAAGCCTAGAAGTGGAGTATCCACAGTGTTTTAGTTAAGCCAGCaacataatttttaaaatttactgTGGTCATAAAaatgttatagaaaaaaaaatgcatatggtTTACTTGCACATGTTATCTTCACATACTGATTGCGTAAGACatacaaaacaacattaaattccAAAAGATTGACATTCATAGTTTAAAAAATCTAGAATAGTACTATATATGTTTAGACATTAACCTTAACCTTCatatcactgatttttttttcaagttatacAATAGTCAGCACAAGAAAGTCACTGAATGAATATATATtcagtttgagaaagaaaacCCTAATGAAATCCTTATGAAAATGTCTTCAGCACCATGTTGAGCCTCCCTTCGCTTGGGTGAATGTCTAATGGTTGCTGATATCAGATGCTTGTGTAGGCGTGAGTAAGAGTCTGCCGGTTTCAGTATCTGCTTGGGTGTGGTGCATAGAAACACGTGTTTATCCACCTTGCATGTCTTAAGTATCACCGTGGTTGTGCTTGTTGTAGGTATTAGCATCTTTAATTCATCTTTACTTCTGGGGTTGTGACACTCACATATGACACATTTATGATCAAGTTTGTGTTGTTTGGTATGCGTTGAATgttatttttcagtctgtttgttttttttatggttcTCGTCACTAAGGTTGTGCTCAGCAAACAGGTTAGGGTTCTCTGCCAGTGTGGCGCggaccttcttcttctccttaaAGCGGCCAGAGTGGGACACCTTGACATGGCGGCCTTTGGTAGCAGATTTATCTACAATCTTCTCCAGTCTGGCATTGAACTGGCTGTCCATATGGTCTGGAGGGGGATTATTGCTTGAGTGCTCTTTATTCCCAGTATTACTGCCATACTCGGCTGGGATCTCATATAGCACCTTAGCCTCAGATTTCTTCTTGCGACTGAAGGTCAGCTTCCACCAGCTCGGGTCAGCCATGGCACCAACAAACCTGAAGGGCACAAAGCAAGTACACAGTTAGGACTCAGAGGGGCATAATACTGATGACATCTGTTTTGGTCACTCCagataaataaatgcatgaaatatTACAGAACTTATGTTGTCCATCACAGTCTATAtgcatcactgtctataggcaccatatttatatatctaaaaccgcacctgtccaaatctgtatatattcaaatccgtacttatatattttttttatatttataaccatttgcactacattcacatcaaaccatatttgcactctccttttaaacacttttttattcaaatttatatgactgtttgttttacgtgtatgtgtatgtttatgtgtatgtttgctgctggcaacactgtgaatttccccattgtgggatcaataaaggaatatcttatcttatcttatcttatctcatgttATCTCTTAAACAATTTTATGTCCAAATGTTGATGATATTCACTAATTTCTTTTCACCAAATAAAACCACACTCACATTTTCCTCTTCCTACTGTAGCTTTTAAAATAAGTGACagattaacagaaaaaaacaccataaaatgtCTCAGTATTTCCTTCCAGAACAGCTTCAATGCACCATGACTTGATTCTACAAGTATGTCAGCTATTTTGGATGGATAACTGCCCTTCATCCAAAAGACACTCCCTCATTTGTATTTTCACGATGCTGATGTTTCTAATAGTTGGGTTCAATCTCCTATTTGACTGGGTTGAGACCTCATTCAGTGACCATGCACTGTCACCCTATcctattagaattttttttttttttcttcatgtagtTGTCATCCACCTACTTTAGTCCTTAACAAGTGatcacatttttttccacttcattTTTAAGAAATAGTGGCAGTGCTGCTATTTTCTATTCCCTTTGAAATCATATTTCAAACTGGGATAGGTACAAAACATTTGTGAGGGGTTGTGTTTAGTCTTTTCATATGCACTGCCTAGTTCCCACATGGATTTAACAAAGCAAAGAGTTTACATCCTTTCATTGGAtaataactgcagtgattaacatGTTTCAGCTAGAAATATGTTCTTTAACTGTAAATGATGCAGTGAGAAACTTCCTGTTTCTTAAAAAACCATTAGTTTGATAGAGAGCTTAAATATCGACCTGTGGTTCAATGTATAAAGGTCATGTTCCTgtgtgatgggtgcatcaggggtACAAAGGAGATAGATgacatgattacccatcatgGCTAGTCCGTACAGTACAAGCTTGTAGGGGCAGGCAATGTTAGgatctggggttgtttcagttGGAAAAGTCTAAGTTCAGTAATGTTCAGCACCCcaaaaataatggaaataaatattgtgacattgcataaactTACTGAAACAATACTGCGATGAACGCaagctgtaatcaaagctaaaggaaCTTATCAACATTGGTCTCTGAAGTGTTGCATAGTTTTGGACAATAGCAGAAGTCTGTAACCTGGTGGAGTAAACTGTATCACTCCTTTGCTAACCACAATAAAGGTTAGCAATATCTGTGTAGGTTcttatttgcccaggtcatcgttcttcttggtagttcttcctggtagttcttcttggtgcAACTgttgaagaactaccaagaagaaaggTTAGCAATCAAAC
The nucleotide sequence above comes from Sphaeramia orbicularis chromosome 19, fSphaOr1.1, whole genome shotgun sequence. Encoded proteins:
- the mrpl10 gene encoding large ribosomal subunit protein uL10m, whose product is MTTSCSAFPSKMAATLCGKLLPKQGWLPLTQSVRHGSKAVTRHRKPMHITKQKLMAVTKYIPPKPAAPPGAYPSQTRQVQEESGLILLKKRQLKNLFQDFKMIAVAQNNGSNSEDLMILKNRLHKHGIMIKFFPNQIMQSFLNDSVYSNMAPLFFGPTVLLVSKNPKVKEMLTTLRASPQMTLLGACIEDTLLSIQGLMSYSKLPSVTTVQGELISGLTMLTSQTAVMLQRHPAHLSALLQQYIKQQSTDSTEGAPQAEAAS
- the pnpo gene encoding pyridoxine-5'-phosphate oxidase — protein: MRRILSRNLLSSISLFGRNLQPCTSVAVGQRSVISRLFCTTSTGTSMDLSDMRKKYKGDEECFEENQLASLDPIKQFGNWFDEATKCPEIGEANAMCIATATKDGRPSARMVLLKGYSNDGFRFFTNYESRKGGELESNPYACLVFYWEPINRQIRIEGNVERIPFQNSCDYFHSRPKSSQIGAVVSRQSTPVPNRDYLRQKNAELEEKYKDCEVPMPDYWGGYIVKPYLIEFWQGQTNRLHDRIVFTKVKNEEELGEFQHPAENGWAYQRLSP
- the prr15lb gene encoding proline-rich protein 15-like protein B isoform X1, encoding MSTKLAKFVGAMADPSWWKLTFSRKKKSEAKVLYEIPAEYGSNTGNKEHSSNNPPPDHMDSQFNARLEKIVDKSATKGRHVKVSHSGRFKEKKKVRATLAENPNLFAEHNLSDENHKKNKQTEK
- the prr15lb gene encoding proline-rich protein 15-like protein B isoform X2, which produces MADPSWWKLTFSRKKKSEAKVLYEIPAEYGSNTGNKEHSSNNPPPDHMDSQFNARLEKIVDKSATKGRHVKVSHSGRFKEKKKVRATLAENPNLFAEHNLSDENHKKNKQTEK